A genomic segment from Neobacillus sp. YX16 encodes:
- a CDS encoding acyl-CoA dehydrogenase family protein has protein sequence MHLRLTDEQKMVQKTIRRFVEKELIPLENEVLRNEREGKPSLSKEVLKELQLKAKEAGFWGINTPEEYGGADLGQMMMAIVLMEVSKTFVPFSFGGSADNILYYGNEEQKKKYLLPTINGEKKSCFAMTEPGAGSDTRNIKMTAVKDGSDWVLNGEKTFITGGNEADFVMAIAITDKNLHQSTQGREGVTCFIVDRDMGWKSEYIHTMGEWGPAGLVFENVRVPEENILGELHKGYNLGLEWIGFARWVVGARAVGAAERLLQMAIDYSKERITFGKPIAERQAIQWQIADSAVEIEAAKWLVLNAAFTLDNGEDNRHLASMAKLYGANMGNKVVDRVLQIHGGMGYTRELPIERWYREARLWRIYDGTDEIQRMIIARNLIKGHVKVGQYV, from the coding sequence ATGCATTTACGTCTGACAGATGAACAAAAAATGGTCCAAAAGACAATTAGAAGATTTGTAGAAAAAGAATTGATTCCACTAGAAAATGAGGTATTGCGAAATGAAAGGGAAGGGAAACCAAGCCTTTCTAAAGAAGTACTAAAGGAGCTTCAATTAAAAGCAAAGGAAGCAGGTTTCTGGGGTATTAATACACCTGAAGAGTATGGTGGAGCTGATTTAGGGCAAATGATGATGGCGATTGTATTAATGGAGGTTTCCAAAACGTTCGTTCCATTTAGCTTTGGTGGTTCTGCAGATAACATCCTTTATTATGGGAACGAAGAACAAAAGAAAAAATACCTACTGCCTACCATTAATGGCGAGAAAAAGTCATGCTTTGCCATGACAGAGCCTGGTGCTGGTTCTGATACGAGAAACATCAAGATGACAGCTGTAAAAGACGGCAGTGACTGGGTGTTAAATGGGGAGAAGACGTTTATAACCGGTGGGAATGAAGCGGATTTTGTTATGGCGATTGCGATTACAGATAAAAATCTGCACCAATCTACTCAAGGGCGAGAAGGAGTTACCTGCTTTATTGTTGACAGGGATATGGGCTGGAAATCAGAGTATATACATACGATGGGTGAATGGGGTCCAGCCGGCCTAGTATTCGAAAATGTTCGAGTTCCGGAAGAGAATATTCTTGGTGAGTTACACAAGGGCTATAATCTTGGATTAGAATGGATTGGTTTTGCTAGATGGGTTGTCGGCGCAAGAGCGGTAGGTGCAGCAGAGAGACTATTACAGATGGCGATTGACTATTCAAAAGAGAGGATTACCTTTGGAAAACCGATTGCAGAAAGACAAGCGATTCAATGGCAAATTGCTGATTCAGCAGTAGAAATTGAAGCAGCTAAATGGTTGGTTTTAAATGCGGCCTTCACACTTGATAACGGTGAGGATAATCGTCACTTAGCTTCAATGGCAAAGCTTTATGGTGCGAATATGGGAAACAAAGTGGTAGACCGTGTGCTTCAAATCCATGGGGGAATGGGCTATACAAGAGAACTGCCAATCGAGCGCTGGTACCGTGAAGCAAGACTTTGGAGAATTTACGATGGAACCGATGAAATTCAGCGAATGATTATTGCTAGGAATTTGATTAAGGGACATGTTAAGGTTGGTCAATACGTATAA
- a CDS encoding phage holin: MINWKVRFKNRSWVVAFIAQLMIVAQMLLGGLNALGITDFQLSDAIQQSILTFVNALFILLSMIGLIQDPTTKGMSDSERAKTYKEPN; this comes from the coding sequence ATGATCAACTGGAAAGTCCGCTTTAAAAACAGGAGCTGGGTTGTGGCCTTTATTGCTCAGTTAATGATTGTTGCGCAAATGCTCTTGGGAGGATTAAATGCATTAGGGATTACTGATTTTCAACTTTCAGATGCCATTCAGCAATCCATTTTAACGTTTGTTAATGCATTATTTATTTTACTTTCGATGATTGGACTTATTCAAGACCCAACGACAAAAGGTATGAGCGACAGCGAACGAGCAAAAACATATAAAGAACCAAACTAA
- a CDS encoding MaoC family dehydratase N-terminal domain-containing protein: MFSDQVGKRSTKVKNVVERGAVKKFAEAIGDIHPIYFEEETGRNSRFRNNIAPPTFPRTFDYGVIEGLNLPNKGLIHGEQTFHYERPLLVGEEIVCYSEVKKYFEKKGNFGEMGFLVLESFGEDLAGNTIFSSTSTVVITEAVRKVLTK; this comes from the coding sequence TTGTTCAGTGATCAAGTTGGGAAACGTTCCACGAAAGTAAAAAACGTAGTGGAAAGAGGAGCGGTGAAGAAATTTGCGGAAGCCATCGGAGATATTCACCCTATCTATTTTGAAGAAGAAACAGGGAGAAATTCAAGATTTCGAAACAATATTGCTCCGCCAACATTTCCGAGGACGTTTGACTATGGAGTAATTGAGGGATTAAATCTTCCCAATAAAGGCTTAATCCACGGGGAACAGACTTTTCATTACGAACGGCCGTTATTGGTTGGTGAAGAGATTGTATGTTACTCCGAAGTAAAAAAATACTTTGAGAAAAAAGGTAATTTTGGTGAAATGGGTTTTCTTGTCCTAGAAAGCTTTGGTGAAGATTTAGCTGGTAATACTATTTTTAGTTCAACCTCGACAGTGGTTATTACTGAAGCAGTGAGGAAGGTGCTTACAAAATGA
- a CDS encoding ABC transporter ATP-binding protein: MITIKNLSHEFTVGKKGRQTVIPVLRDISIEVEKGEIVTIVGRSGSGKSTLLNLVSGFIHPNEGEIWINGEKVSELNETKFADFRIKNLGFIFQSFQLIPSMTAFQNVELPLILKGVSEDKRKKQTEEMLAKVGLLDYQEHYPGELSGGQQQRVSIARALIVNPPIILADEPTGSLDSETEEDLLKFIKQLNADLGITFLIITHDEKVAEIGHRTIELADGRMKEEVLV; the protein is encoded by the coding sequence ATGATTACAATCAAAAACTTAAGTCATGAATTTACTGTAGGAAAAAAAGGAAGACAAACCGTCATCCCAGTACTTAGAGATATTTCTATTGAAGTTGAAAAAGGGGAAATCGTAACCATAGTTGGCAGGAGCGGTTCTGGTAAATCAACTCTATTAAATCTTGTAAGTGGTTTTATTCACCCGAACGAAGGTGAAATTTGGATCAATGGTGAGAAGGTTTCAGAATTGAATGAGACCAAATTTGCAGATTTTAGAATCAAGAACCTCGGTTTTATTTTTCAAAGCTTTCAATTGATTCCGAGTATGACAGCTTTTCAGAATGTGGAACTTCCACTTATTTTAAAAGGGGTCAGTGAAGATAAAAGAAAAAAACAGACGGAGGAAATGCTGGCTAAAGTTGGTTTGTTAGATTACCAGGAACACTACCCAGGAGAATTATCAGGGGGACAGCAGCAGAGGGTAAGTATTGCTCGTGCTTTAATTGTTAATCCTCCTATTATTCTAGCGGATGAACCCACTGGCAGTCTTGACAGTGAAACAGAGGAAGATTTATTGAAGTTTATCAAGCAGTTGAATGCAGATTTAGGGATTACCTTTCTAATCATTACCCATGATGAAAAGGTAGCTGAAATCGGTCATCGAACCATTGAATTAGCTGATGGGCGAATGAAAGAGGAGGTGCTTGTATGA
- a CDS encoding thiolase family protein, producing the protein MKRDAVIVSAVRTAIGRQGGALAAIPAHVLGAEVIKEAIKRANIDPEMIDDVLIGNVLSGGGNIARLTALQTGLSLNLPGITVDRQCGSGINAINLAAQAIRAGDGDIYIAGGTESMSRAPYLMDRPERPYSASPPSFRKSQLSPKEIGDPPMGITAENLVEKYKITREEQDEFAFQSQQRMSVAMEEGRFDEQIVPITIPVKKGEPLVFKKDEHPRPQTTLEALSKLQPSFLKDGTVTAGNSSGLNDAAAALVIMSREKAEEFNLTPLAVIRSYAVAGVDPNIMGIGPVPAVKKVMEKSGLTLEEIDLIEINEAFAAQVLACNRELNMDLEKVNVNGGAIAHGHPLGATGAILVTKAVYELKRTNGRYALITACIGGGQGIAAIIEKE; encoded by the coding sequence ATGAAAAGAGATGCTGTAATCGTTTCAGCGGTTAGAACAGCTATTGGCAGGCAGGGTGGTGCCCTTGCTGCAATACCAGCACATGTTCTAGGTGCAGAGGTGATAAAAGAAGCAATAAAGCGTGCAAATATTGACCCTGAAATGATTGATGATGTCCTAATCGGAAATGTTTTATCAGGTGGAGGAAATATTGCTAGATTAACAGCTTTGCAGACAGGATTATCGTTGAATCTGCCAGGTATAACGGTCGACCGCCAATGCGGGTCGGGTATTAATGCAATCAATCTAGCAGCTCAAGCCATTCGAGCAGGCGATGGGGATATTTATATTGCTGGTGGTACAGAGAGTATGAGCCGGGCGCCGTATTTGATGGATCGTCCTGAAAGGCCATACAGTGCTTCACCCCCTAGCTTTAGAAAATCACAGCTTTCACCAAAGGAAATTGGAGATCCTCCAATGGGAATCACAGCTGAGAATCTCGTAGAAAAATATAAGATTACGAGAGAAGAACAAGACGAATTTGCCTTTCAGAGTCAACAAAGAATGAGTGTGGCAATGGAAGAGGGGCGCTTTGATGAACAAATCGTTCCAATTACAATACCGGTAAAAAAGGGTGAGCCACTAGTATTTAAGAAGGATGAACATCCACGTCCGCAAACAACCCTTGAGGCATTGTCGAAGCTTCAGCCTTCCTTTTTAAAAGATGGAACTGTAACAGCTGGAAATAGTTCTGGATTAAATGATGCTGCCGCCGCTCTCGTCATTATGTCGAGAGAAAAAGCGGAAGAATTCAATCTAACCCCTTTAGCAGTTATTCGCTCCTATGCAGTAGCGGGTGTTGACCCGAATATTATGGGAATTGGACCAGTTCCAGCCGTGAAAAAGGTAATGGAGAAGTCCGGGTTAACATTAGAAGAGATTGATTTGATTGAAATCAATGAAGCCTTTGCGGCACAGGTTCTTGCTTGTAATCGTGAGCTTAACATGGATTTAGAAAAAGTAAATGTAAACGGCGGCGCAATTGCACACGGACATCCGCTTGGTGCTACAGGTGCTATTTTGGTAACGAAAGCTGTTTATGAACTAAAACGAACGAATGGAAGATATGCCCTCATTACGGCTTGTATTGGCGGCGGTCAGGGAATTGCTGCCATAATTGAAAAAGAGTAA
- a CDS encoding ATP-binding protein, with product MKKMKLVFLYLISSFIWIYASNFVITHFIPSSLDYYVERGKEIFYIIVTGAIFYFLILNKEELNSTKEQEKRLSTLINSMVDFVNFKDGEGRWIQSNDFGLKLFQLENVDYRGKKDSELAQYTDFYAEALLNCEISDEETWERGTITRCEEVVQLPDGSSKIFDTIKVPLFHENGSREGLVIIGRDITTLRQTEERHNRTEKLSVVGELSASVAHEIRNPLTSLKGFVQLLQMEDDKHQDYYQIMLDELNRINHIVGELLLLAKPQHIQYTKLAIQKILKDVISLLGVEATLYNVQIEYNFPKEDLILECEPNQLKQLFINLIKNSIEASKNGGTIWISLEQIENNQVSIAVKDNGCGISKERLEKIGEPFYSSKEKGTGLGLTVSYKIVQSHKGTIHFDSEIDFGTTVDIILPIEQNSSLTTDLPNVR from the coding sequence ATGAAGAAAATGAAATTGGTATTCCTGTACCTAATATCAAGCTTTATATGGATATACGCAAGTAATTTTGTAATAACACATTTTATTCCCTCCTCCCTCGATTATTATGTTGAAAGAGGAAAAGAGATTTTCTATATTATAGTAACAGGTGCAATCTTTTATTTTTTAATCCTAAATAAAGAAGAGCTAAATTCCACTAAAGAACAAGAAAAACGTTTATCAACCCTTATTAATTCAATGGTGGATTTTGTAAACTTTAAAGATGGGGAAGGTCGTTGGATTCAGTCAAATGATTTTGGATTGAAATTATTTCAACTGGAGAATGTCGACTATCGTGGGAAAAAGGACTCTGAATTAGCACAATATACCGATTTTTATGCGGAGGCTCTTCTAAACTGTGAAATATCGGATGAAGAAACGTGGGAAAGAGGGACTATTACTCGCTGCGAAGAAGTTGTACAGTTGCCTGATGGATCGTCCAAAATCTTCGATACTATTAAAGTCCCGCTGTTCCATGAAAATGGAAGCAGGGAAGGATTAGTAATCATTGGCCGAGATATTACTACTTTAAGACAAACAGAAGAACGTCATAACAGAACTGAGAAACTATCGGTAGTTGGCGAGCTCTCTGCTAGTGTCGCCCACGAAATTAGGAATCCACTCACCTCTTTAAAAGGTTTTGTACAATTATTGCAAATGGAAGATGATAAGCACCAAGATTATTACCAAATTATGCTTGATGAATTAAATCGAATTAACCATATTGTTGGTGAACTCTTACTATTAGCCAAACCTCAACATATACAATATACAAAGTTAGCTATTCAAAAAATACTGAAAGATGTCATTTCATTGTTGGGTGTTGAAGCGACACTTTATAATGTTCAAATAGAGTACAATTTTCCGAAAGAGGATCTTATACTAGAATGTGAACCAAACCAGCTAAAGCAATTGTTTATCAATCTAATAAAAAACTCGATTGAAGCATCAAAAAATGGTGGAACCATTTGGATTAGTCTTGAACAAATCGAAAATAACCAAGTTTCTATTGCAGTTAAAGATAATGGTTGTGGCATTTCAAAAGAGAGATTGGAAAAGATCGGGGAGCCCTTCTATTCATCAAAAGAAAAAGGTACAGGCCTAGGATTAACCGTCAGCTATAAAATAGTTCAATCTCACAAAGGAACCATTCATTTCGACAGTGAAATTGATTTTGGAACCACTGTCGATATTATCCTGCCAATTGAACAAAATTCATCGCTTACAACCGATCTTCCAAACGTAAGATAA
- a CDS encoding FtsX-like permease family protein encodes MKLRDQFRFVRQNMKKNRTRVYMTILATAMGCAFLIVLASVGFGLQKSVVKEILEGGIVTQIDVYGQETNDGNGYRQIEVKDIQAFEKLEDVKAVTTRKMLQQEGTYSIENYQLSTQTVVADFPSEIKAGFELSAGRLAMAKDEVVVGYHFPLNLSVKGETQKEWFDEKGQLKEEFRFNGELIGEKINLTVQKVEGGKPVDKIIPLTVVGISKKPTKEWQEDRSVYISEDILMEIEAFTGTPKGIVLDSNSGVELAELEADKNTFDDVKIHAKNMEGVQGIADKLKEEKYATYSVVNELKQVNLMFAIAKVGLIFIGTIAILIASIGIYNTMTMAVTERAPDIGIMKAIGATPRTIKRIFLLESSYIGLIGALIGTVVSYGISYAVNFVIPLIIKQAFGEETPPDLIFSDIPLSLPIICVAICYGVTILSGLRPAQRATKVDVLKAMRREI; translated from the coding sequence ATGAAGCTGAGAGACCAATTCCGTTTCGTTCGTCAAAATATGAAGAAAAATAGAACAAGAGTTTACATGACCATTCTTGCAACAGCAATGGGCTGTGCATTCTTAATTGTTCTTGCATCCGTTGGATTTGGATTACAAAAATCAGTTGTAAAGGAAATCTTAGAGGGCGGGATTGTTACCCAAATTGATGTTTATGGACAAGAAACAAATGATGGAAACGGTTATCGCCAGATAGAAGTTAAAGATATTCAAGCATTTGAAAAGCTTGAGGATGTTAAAGCCGTAACTACGAGGAAAATGCTCCAGCAGGAAGGTACCTATTCGATTGAAAATTATCAGCTAAGTACACAAACCGTGGTCGCTGACTTTCCGTCTGAAATAAAAGCAGGTTTTGAATTGTCAGCTGGCCGTCTGGCAATGGCAAAGGATGAAGTAGTGGTCGGCTATCATTTCCCACTCAATCTTTCTGTAAAAGGGGAGACGCAAAAAGAGTGGTTTGACGAAAAAGGGCAATTGAAAGAAGAATTTCGTTTCAATGGGGAACTTATTGGAGAAAAAATCAATCTTACTGTTCAAAAAGTAGAGGGGGGTAAACCTGTAGATAAGATCATACCCCTTACTGTTGTGGGTATTTCTAAAAAACCAACGAAGGAATGGCAAGAGGATAGAAGTGTATATATTTCAGAGGACATCCTGATGGAAATCGAGGCATTTACGGGAACACCAAAAGGGATTGTCCTCGATTCAAATAGTGGGGTGGAGTTAGCTGAACTTGAAGCTGATAAGAATACTTTTGATGATGTGAAAATTCACGCAAAAAATATGGAAGGTGTCCAAGGGATAGCGGACAAATTAAAAGAAGAGAAATACGCAACCTATTCAGTAGTAAATGAATTGAAGCAAGTTAATTTGATGTTTGCCATCGCAAAAGTAGGACTTATTTTTATAGGGACGATTGCGATTCTAATTGCTTCAATCGGAATTTATAATACGATGACGATGGCCGTAACAGAACGTGCGCCTGATATCGGTATTATGAAAGCAATCGGAGCAACTCCTCGAACCATAAAGCGAATTTTCCTGCTGGAGAGTAGTTATATTGGGTTGATTGGGGCATTAATTGGTACCGTTGTTTCCTACGGGATAAGTTACGCAGTTAACTTTGTTATTCCTCTAATCATTAAGCAGGCATTTGGTGAGGAAACCCCTCCTGATCTAATATTTAGCGATATTCCACTTAGTCTGCCGATTATCTGTGTGGCGATCTGTTATGGTGTTACAATCCTTTCAGGTCTTCGTCCTGCACAAAGAGCAACGAAAGTGGATGTTTTAAAAGCAATGAGAAGAGAAATATAA
- a CDS encoding class II aldolase/adducin family protein — MTTKMTLSYAPPVFPTREEERNHLKQKLAAAFRLFSKFGFDEGVAGHITARDPERMDHFWVNPFGMHFSQIKASDLILCNHEGTVVEGNFPVNRAAFAIHSQIHAARPDVIAAAHAHSVYGKSWSSLGRLLDPITQDACAFYNDHSLFNDFTGVVLDTEEGKRIGKALGNRKACILRNHGLLTVGKSVDEAAWWFITMERSCQAQLLAEAVGTPVEIDDENAAFTYETVGTTDAGWFQFQPLWNRIVKEQPDLLA, encoded by the coding sequence ATGACCACAAAAATGACACTAAGCTATGCCCCGCCAGTATTTCCAACCAGGGAAGAAGAGAGAAATCACTTGAAACAAAAATTAGCGGCAGCATTTCGTTTATTTTCTAAATTTGGATTTGACGAAGGCGTTGCTGGCCATATAACTGCACGTGACCCAGAGAGGATGGATCATTTTTGGGTGAATCCATTTGGGATGCATTTTAGCCAAATAAAGGCATCAGATTTAATCCTTTGCAATCATGAAGGGACTGTAGTGGAAGGTAATTTTCCTGTTAACCGGGCTGCGTTTGCAATTCATTCCCAGATCCATGCTGCAAGGCCGGATGTAATAGCTGCTGCGCATGCCCATTCTGTTTATGGGAAGTCGTGGTCATCTTTAGGACGCCTTCTTGATCCGATTACACAGGATGCGTGTGCCTTTTACAATGATCATTCTTTATTTAATGATTTTACAGGTGTTGTTTTAGATACGGAGGAAGGGAAACGGATTGGTAAGGCTCTTGGAAATCGCAAGGCTTGTATTTTGAGAAATCATGGGTTGCTAACCGTAGGAAAGTCGGTGGATGAAGCAGCCTGGTGGTTTATAACTATGGAGCGTTCCTGCCAAGCTCAATTGCTCGCTGAAGCGGTTGGCACCCCTGTTGAAATTGATGATGAAAATGCAGCTTTCACATATGAAACTGTTGGTACAACAGATGCAGGCTGGTTCCAATTTCAGCCATTATGGAATCGGATTGTGAAAGAGCAGCCTGATTTATTAGCTTGA
- the fabG gene encoding 3-oxoacyl-ACP reductase FabG encodes MAGRFTGRVAFVTGGSRGIGKGIVERFAEEGAKVAFIDLNEEALVETTSELREKGFEVFSKVANVVDAEQVESAFKEAYDALGSIDILVNNAGVIRDNLLFKMTDTDWQMVMDVHLKGSFNAARAAQKYMVENKYGRIINISSTSALGNRGQANYAAAKAGLQGFTKTLAIELGRYGITSNSVAPGFIETEMTKETADRIGVPFEQLIQASVANIPVGRSGKPEDIANAVAFFADEKSSFVNGQVIYVAGGPKN; translated from the coding sequence ATGGCAGGTAGATTTACTGGAAGAGTGGCGTTTGTAACAGGAGGAAGCAGGGGGATTGGGAAAGGAATCGTTGAACGTTTTGCCGAGGAAGGCGCGAAGGTAGCGTTTATTGATTTAAATGAAGAGGCATTAGTAGAAACAACGAGTGAACTAAGAGAAAAAGGTTTTGAAGTTTTTTCAAAGGTCGCAAACGTAGTTGATGCCGAGCAAGTAGAAAGTGCCTTTAAAGAGGCGTATGATGCACTTGGCTCGATTGATATTCTAGTAAATAATGCAGGCGTTATTCGTGATAATCTTTTATTTAAAATGACAGACACTGACTGGCAAATGGTCATGGATGTTCACTTAAAAGGATCTTTTAATGCTGCACGTGCAGCTCAAAAGTATATGGTTGAAAATAAATATGGACGAATCATAAATATTTCATCCACCTCCGCTCTTGGCAATCGAGGTCAGGCAAATTACGCAGCCGCAAAAGCAGGATTACAGGGATTCACAAAAACACTTGCGATTGAGCTAGGAAGATATGGTATTACTTCAAACTCTGTTGCACCTGGGTTTATTGAAACGGAAATGACGAAGGAAACGGCGGATAGAATCGGAGTTCCATTTGAGCAATTAATTCAAGCGAGTGTAGCCAATATCCCTGTTGGAAGAAGTGGAAAGCCTGAAGATATTGCCAATGCGGTGGCATTCTTTGCCGATGAAAAATCTTCCTTTGTTAATGGTCAGGTAATTTATGTTGCTGGCGGACCGAAAAATTAA
- a CDS encoding SDR family oxidoreductase — MHVKELFDLTGKVAIVTGGGRGLGQQIAEGYAEAGASVVVCSRKYEACQEVSEGLKKMGVDSLALKCDVTNPEDVKKVVETTLERFGRIDILVNNSGATWGALVEEMPLDAWKKVMDVNVTGTFLMSQSVGKAMLEQKSGKIINIASVAGLKGSNPKYMNTIGYNTSKGAVITFTKDLAVKWGPHGIYVNAIAPGFFPTKMSKGLLENGSEGILEGTPLRKFGSDTDLKGVALFLAAPASNFITGDIIVVDGGAHAM, encoded by the coding sequence ATGCATGTGAAGGAATTATTTGATTTAACAGGAAAAGTTGCGATTGTTACAGGCGGAGGCAGGGGGCTTGGTCAACAAATTGCAGAGGGATATGCAGAAGCTGGTGCCAGTGTTGTGGTTTGTTCAAGAAAGTACGAAGCGTGTCAGGAAGTCAGTGAAGGGTTAAAGAAAATGGGTGTAGATAGCCTTGCATTAAAATGTGATGTAACCAATCCAGAAGATGTAAAGAAGGTGGTCGAAACCACTCTGGAAAGGTTTGGGAGGATTGACATCCTCGTAAATAATAGTGGTGCTACCTGGGGAGCACTGGTAGAAGAAATGCCGCTAGATGCATGGAAAAAGGTAATGGACGTCAATGTAACCGGTACCTTTCTCATGTCACAGAGTGTGGGCAAAGCCATGCTCGAGCAAAAGTCTGGAAAAATCATTAATATTGCCTCTGTGGCTGGTCTCAAAGGCAGTAACCCAAAATATATGAATACCATTGGCTACAATACCTCTAAAGGGGCGGTCATTACTTTTACAAAGGATTTAGCGGTTAAATGGGGACCACACGGAATCTATGTAAATGCAATTGCACCAGGTTTTTTCCCTACGAAAATGTCAAAAGGGCTGCTTGAGAATGGCAGCGAAGGAATTCTAGAAGGGACTCCATTACGTAAGTTCGGATCAGATACTGACTTAAAAGGAGTTGCTTTATTCCTAGCGGCACCAGCTTCTAATTTTATTACAGGGGACATTATAGTTGTGGATGGCGGCGCCCACGCAATGTAG
- a CDS encoding 2-dehydropantoate 2-reductase — protein MRIGIAGTGAIGGYIGGLLCKAGNEVVFLARGNNLKTLREKGLTIDSEVEKFTINETFTDQYKAFSDVDLLLFCVKSTATNEVAKKLKPILKEECFILTLQNGVDNEEILSAEFGENRILSAATYIQAGVKEPGVVTQIGASPRLIIGALDYSLKEKVNEFSSLFNSASIVTNTSSKILEMKWKKLIWNVTFNPLTALIESPIGAIYDDKGLNQIATNICREGIAVARKLGFTIEDKYFEQIMAQGHMARNHHTSMLQDRLGGKRMELESICGYIVKKGKQVKVDTPVLETIYHILSFYEKS, from the coding sequence ATGAGGATTGGTATAGCAGGTACTGGTGCTATAGGCGGTTATATAGGCGGATTATTATGTAAAGCCGGAAATGAAGTTGTCTTCTTAGCACGAGGCAATAACCTGAAAACCTTAAGAGAAAAAGGATTAACAATAGATAGTGAAGTAGAGAAGTTTACTATCAATGAGACATTTACTGATCAATATAAAGCCTTTTCTGATGTTGATTTGCTTTTGTTTTGTGTTAAATCAACAGCAACAAATGAAGTAGCTAAAAAGTTAAAGCCGATATTAAAAGAAGAATGTTTCATCCTTACCCTGCAAAATGGAGTGGATAATGAAGAAATTCTTTCAGCTGAATTTGGAGAAAATAGAATTCTTTCAGCAGCTACCTATATTCAGGCTGGTGTAAAAGAACCAGGGGTTGTGACTCAAATTGGCGCGTCCCCTAGACTAATCATTGGCGCACTAGATTATAGTTTGAAAGAAAAAGTAAATGAATTCTCCTCGTTATTTAATTCCGCAAGCATTGTAACGAATACCTCGAGCAAAATTTTAGAAATGAAGTGGAAAAAACTTATTTGGAATGTTACCTTCAACCCACTTACAGCTTTGATAGAATCACCGATAGGTGCAATTTATGATGATAAAGGATTAAATCAAATTGCTACTAATATCTGTAGAGAGGGAATTGCTGTAGCAAGAAAACTTGGATTTACTATTGAGGATAAATATTTTGAACAAATCATGGCTCAGGGACATATGGCACGGAATCATCATACATCTATGCTTCAGGATAGACTTGGCGGTAAGAGGATGGAGCTAGAATCTATCTGTGGTTATATTGTAAAAAAAGGGAAACAGGTGAAGGTAGATACTCCTGTCCTTGAAACCATTTATCACATTTTATCTTTTTACGAAAAATCATAG
- a CDS encoding MaoC/PaaZ C-terminal domain-containing protein gives MSTLTQLLVGESVKEIQLEPVSRIDLIKYAGASGDFNPIHTIDEEAKKAGLPGIIAHGMWTMGNLAKLFTRYFEEGFVKDYSIRFKGMVFLNDVITLKATLKEVDEPNLRFHVQAVNQNGNEVLKGEILFTQY, from the coding sequence ATGAGTACTCTTACACAGTTACTAGTTGGTGAATCAGTAAAAGAAATTCAGTTAGAGCCTGTCTCAAGAATCGATTTGATTAAATATGCAGGTGCATCTGGAGATTTTAATCCGATTCATACCATTGATGAGGAAGCAAAAAAGGCTGGATTACCAGGAATAATCGCACATGGTATGTGGACGATGGGTAATCTTGCAAAGCTTTTTACACGATATTTTGAAGAGGGATTCGTCAAGGATTATTCCATCCGTTTTAAAGGAATGGTCTTTTTAAATGATGTGATTACACTGAAAGCTACCTTGAAGGAAGTAGATGAACCCAACCTTCGTTTCCATGTTCAGGCTGTAAACCAAAATGGGAATGAAGTTTTAAAAGGTGAGATTTTGTTTACCCAATATTAA